A genome region from Euphorbia lathyris chromosome 4, ddEupLath1.1, whole genome shotgun sequence includes the following:
- the LOC136227699 gene encoding F-box/LRR-repeat protein 25-like isoform X2, giving the protein MESKRIKMEEKEDRISGLPDSIIQYILSLLPSTKEAIRTGILSKRWEDQWTQVPVLILDSAGMTFENFLNFIDNTLILHDCSKINKFHLIYRHPGRNDPQFSSKIRFATRKDVAELYLGSSEQQYKLPNFLFNNASLVNLKTSNCIFMPNGNISWECLTKLVMTSCRFAEQAMELILSGTPLLKLLSLSYCFGFNKLVITSKSLEKLGLKELRGIFDIEISCPKLEILCLSCCVNVKTAKLLNLPSSLFATIDFNHYEDQCNEVRLSLIKDILQQLQRVKDLRIGGWLMEYISAIQMGGQFSPVLNIKCLDLISHNMSGIACLLRNSPVLEKLIIDVTKYDEDNRDFGENYWSDATVFNCLVSHLKTIKIIGFPKRDGKHKFLKNC; this is encoded by the exons ATGGAAAGCAAAAGAATCAAGATGGAGGAGAAAGAAGACCGAATCAGTGGTTTGCCGGATTCCATCATTCAATATATCCTCTCCCTTTTGCCATCAACCAAAGAAGCTATTCGGACTGGAATTCTATCAAAAAGGTGGGAGGATCAATGGACTCAAGTTCCGGTTCTCATTTTAGATTCCGCTGGTATGACTTTTGAAAACTTCCTTAATTTCATTGACAATACCTTAATTCTCCATGACTGCTCCAAGATCAACAAATTCCACCTCATATATCGTCATCCCGGTAGGAATGATCCTCAATTTAGTTCGAAAATCCGGTTTGCAACAAGAAAAGATGTGGCTGAGTTATATTTGGGTTCAAGCGAACAACAATACAAATTGCCGAATTTCCTTTTCAACAATGCTTCACTGGTTAATTTAAAAACAAGTAATTGTATTTTTATGCCTAATGGAAATATAAGTTGGGAATGTCTGACCAAATTGGTTATGACAAGCTGTAGATTCGCTGAACAAGCAATGGAACTTATTCTCTCTGGCACTCCGCTACTCAAACTTTTATCTTTAAGTTATTGTTTTGGGTTTAACAAGCTGGTTATTACTTCCAAATCCTTGGAAAAATTGGGTTTAAAAGAACTTCGCGGGATTTTTgatattgaaatttcatgtccaaaGCTCGAGATATTGTGTCTTTCTTGTTGTGTGAATGTTAAAACTGCTAAACTACTGAATTTGCCATCTTCACTTTTTGCTACTATTGATTTTAACCATTATGAGGATCAGTGTAATGAAGTTCGTTTAAGTTTGATTAAAGACATTCTTCAACAACTTCAGCGTGTCAAGGATCTAAGGATCGGGGGTTGGCTTATGGAG TATATATCAGCTATACAGATGGGAGGTCAGTTTTCTCCAGTGTTAAACATCAAATGCTTGGATCTGATTTCTCACAATATGTCTGGAATTGCGTGTTTACTTCGTAATTCACCCGTGCTTGAGAAATTGATTATTGATGTGACAAAATATGATGAG GACAATCGTGATTTTGGGGAAAACTACTGGTCAGATGCCACTGTTTTCAATTGTTTGGTATCTCATCTAAAGACTATTAAGATCATTGGCTTTCCGAAGAGAGACGGCAAACATAAG TTTCTCAAGAATTGTTAA
- the LOC136227699 gene encoding putative F-box protein At1g49610 isoform X1, translating to MESKRIKMEEKEDRISGLPDSIIQYILSLLPSTKEAIRTGILSKRWEDQWTQVPVLILDSAGMTFENFLNFIDNTLILHDCSKINKFHLIYRHPGRNDPQFSSKIRFATRKDVAELYLGSSEQQYKLPNFLFNNASLVNLKTSNCIFMPNGNISWECLTKLVMTSCRFAEQAMELILSGTPLLKLLSLSYCFGFNKLVITSKSLEKLGLKELRGIFDIEISCPKLEILCLSCCVNVKTAKLLNLPSSLFATIDFNHYEDQCNEVRLSLIKDILQQLQRVKDLRIGGWLMEYISAIQMGGQFSPVLNIKCLDLISHNMSGIACLLRNSPVLEKLIIDVTKYDEDNRDFGENYWSDATVFNCLVSHLKTIKIIGFPKRDGKHKVMLNFVQFFLKNARVLEKMIIQLKYDGTIFPLTVSQELLNLPRCSQSAVIELRCYNFNVCLSFGSSR from the exons ATGGAAAGCAAAAGAATCAAGATGGAGGAGAAAGAAGACCGAATCAGTGGTTTGCCGGATTCCATCATTCAATATATCCTCTCCCTTTTGCCATCAACCAAAGAAGCTATTCGGACTGGAATTCTATCAAAAAGGTGGGAGGATCAATGGACTCAAGTTCCGGTTCTCATTTTAGATTCCGCTGGTATGACTTTTGAAAACTTCCTTAATTTCATTGACAATACCTTAATTCTCCATGACTGCTCCAAGATCAACAAATTCCACCTCATATATCGTCATCCCGGTAGGAATGATCCTCAATTTAGTTCGAAAATCCGGTTTGCAACAAGAAAAGATGTGGCTGAGTTATATTTGGGTTCAAGCGAACAACAATACAAATTGCCGAATTTCCTTTTCAACAATGCTTCACTGGTTAATTTAAAAACAAGTAATTGTATTTTTATGCCTAATGGAAATATAAGTTGGGAATGTCTGACCAAATTGGTTATGACAAGCTGTAGATTCGCTGAACAAGCAATGGAACTTATTCTCTCTGGCACTCCGCTACTCAAACTTTTATCTTTAAGTTATTGTTTTGGGTTTAACAAGCTGGTTATTACTTCCAAATCCTTGGAAAAATTGGGTTTAAAAGAACTTCGCGGGATTTTTgatattgaaatttcatgtccaaaGCTCGAGATATTGTGTCTTTCTTGTTGTGTGAATGTTAAAACTGCTAAACTACTGAATTTGCCATCTTCACTTTTTGCTACTATTGATTTTAACCATTATGAGGATCAGTGTAATGAAGTTCGTTTAAGTTTGATTAAAGACATTCTTCAACAACTTCAGCGTGTCAAGGATCTAAGGATCGGGGGTTGGCTTATGGAG TATATATCAGCTATACAGATGGGAGGTCAGTTTTCTCCAGTGTTAAACATCAAATGCTTGGATCTGATTTCTCACAATATGTCTGGAATTGCGTGTTTACTTCGTAATTCACCCGTGCTTGAGAAATTGATTATTGATGTGACAAAATATGATGAG GACAATCGTGATTTTGGGGAAAACTACTGGTCAGATGCCACTGTTTTCAATTGTTTGGTATCTCATCTAAAGACTATTAAGATCATTGGCTTTCCGAAGAGAGACGGCAAACATAAGGTTATGCTAaactttgttcaattttttctcAAGAATGCAAGAGTGTTGGAAAAGATGATCATCCAATTGAAATATGATGGAACAATTTTTCCTCTGACAGTTTCTCAAGAATTGTTAAACTTGCCAAGATGTTCTCAATCTGCTGTTATTGAGTTGCGATGCTATAATTTTAACGTATGCCTTTCATTTGGTAGTAGTAGATGA